Proteins from a genomic interval of Chelonoidis abingdonii isolate Lonesome George chromosome 7, CheloAbing_2.0, whole genome shotgun sequence:
- the USP1 gene encoding ubiquitin carboxyl-terminal hydrolase 1 codes for MPGVLPTDPTGLLRGSPSKKNRLSLKLFQKKETKRALDFTDSQENEQKSSEYRESQIDQVVPAAQPPSPISCEKKDNMLPFVGLNNLGNTCYLNSILQVLYFCPGFKTGVKHLFNIISKKREMLKDEGEQKSDKGSCKEDPLASYELICSLHSLILSVEQLQASFLLNPEKYTDELATQPRRLLNTLRELNPMYEGYLQHDAQEVLQCILGNIQERCQILKKEELKNMSVEEPIAHLEEKSNQNTESNGTNSPGEENDYATSSHTAEESEDKLSKGNGKRKSDTEGGNAKKKSKVSKEHNAVEENQRQTRSKRKATAEKLENHTDVIAKYSIENEIAKPTQKKSRLRLNWFKSSGKQPSILSKFCSVGKLANNLGSKEQMKETDGCEIEEASVKCENGNNIKEYFEPASPVESAGEKGIEKPLQEGSELAVFELVERLFQGQLVLRTRCLECECFTERREDFQDISVPVQEDELSKAEESSEISPEPKTEMKTLKWAISQFASVERIVGEDKYFCENCHHYTEAERSLLFDKMPEVITVHLKCFAANGLEFDCYGGLSKINTPLLTPLKLSLEEWSTKSTNDTYGLFAVVMHSGITISSGHYTASVKITDLNSLELDKGNFITDQMYEVIKPEPLNEEEARAVAEDYDDGEVSFRVNGNAQSSKTLSKKNMEAVGLLGGQKSKSDCDLYNNKATNPEKVVNTLTENKNFESTSTSGILEFDKSTENGDQNGIAFSGLENKALYVLQSLKEYEGKWLLFDDSEVKVTEEKDFLNSLSPTSSSTSTPYLLFYKKIVE; via the exons TGATCAGGTTGTTCCTGCAGCACAGCCTCCTTCACCCATTAGCTGCGAGAAAAAAGACAACATGCTGCCTTTTGTGGGCTTGAACAATCTTGGCAATACTTGTTACCTTAACAGCATACTTCAG GTGTTATATTTTTGTCCTGGCTTTAAAACTGGAGTGAAACACTTATTTAACATTATTTCAAAGAAGAGAGAAATGTTAAAGGATGAAGGAGAACAAAAGTCAGACAAG GGAAGTTGTAAAGAAGATCCTTTGGCAAGTTATGAACTAATCTGCAGTTTGCATTCCTTGATTCTttcagtggaacaacttcagGCCAGTTTTCTATTAAATCCAGAAAAATATACAGATGAACTTGCTACTCAGCCAAGAAGGCTATTAAATACACTTAG agaacTTAACCCTATGTATGAAGGATATCTGCAGCATGATGCCCAGGAAGTATTACAGTGTATCTTAGGTAACATCCAGGAAAGGTGTCAGATATTGAAGAAGGAAGAATTGAAAAATATGTCAGTGGAAGAGCCTATAGCTCACTTGGAGGAGAAGTCTAATCAAAATACTGAAAGCAATGGCACTAACAGCCCCGGTGAGGAAAATGACTATGCAACAAGCAGTCACACTGCAGAGGAGTCTGAAGACAAACTATCCAAAGGAAATGGGAAAAGGAAAAGTGATACTGAGGGTGGGAATGCAAAGAAAAAATCTAAAGTATCCAAGGAGCATAATGCAGTAGAGGAAAATCAGAGACAGACCAGGTCAAagaggaaagcaacagcagagaaACTAGAAAATCATACAGATGTCATTGCTAAGTATTCTATTGAAAATGAGATTGCAAAGCCAACACAGAAGAAATCACGACTTAGATTAAACTGGTTTAAGTCttcaggcaaacagcccagcattcTGTCTAAATTTTGTAGTGTGGGAAAGCTAGCAAACAACTTGGGATCCAAAGAGCAGATGAAAGAAACTGATGGCTGTGAGATTGAAGAAGCATCTGTAAAGTGTGAAAATGGTAATAATATAAAAGAGTATTTTGAACCTGCATCCCCTGTTGAAAGTGCTGGTGAAAAAGGAATTGAAAAACCACTACAAGAAG GTTCAGAGTTAGCTGTTTTTGAATTAGTGGAGAGACTATTCCAGGGTCAGCTGGTATTGAGAACCCGATGTTTGGAGTGTGAATGTTTTACTGAAAGAAGAGAAGACTTTCAGGACATCAGTGTGCCAGTACAAGAAGATGAACTTTCTAAAGCAGAAGAGAGTTCTGAAA TTTCTCCAGAGCCAAAAACAGAAATGAAGACCCTAAAATGGGCAATTTCACAGTTTGCATCAGTAGAGAGGATTGTGGGAGAGGATAAATATTTCTGTGAAAACTGTCATCATTACACAGAAGCAGAACGCAGTCTTTTATTTGATAAAATGCCTGAAGTTATAACAGTTCACTTGAAGTGCTTTGCGGCTAATGGCTTAGA gtTTGATTGTTATGGTGGATTGTCAAAGATAAATACTCCCTTATTGACACCTCTTAAATTGTCACTAGAAGAATGGAGCACAAAGTCTACTAATGATACTTATGGATTATTTGCAGTAGTAATGCACAGTGGCATTACAATTAGCAGTGGACACTACACGGCTTCTGTCAAAATTACAGATCTTAATAGTCTAGAATTAGACAAGGGCAATTTCATCACTGACCAGATGTATGAAGTGATTAAGCCAGAACCACTGAATGAGGAGGAAGCAAGAGCTGTTGCTGAAGATTATGATGATGGTGAAGTCTCTTTTAGAGTCAATGGAAATGCACAGTCAAGTAAAACTTTGAGCAAAAAGAATATGGAAGCTGTTGGACTTCTCGGAGGACAAAAAAGTAAGTCTGACTGTGACTTGTACAACAACAAAGCAACTAACCCTGAAAAGGTTGTTAATACactaactgaaaataaaaattttgaaTCTACCAGTACCAGTGGGATCTTGGAGTTTGATAAAAGTACTGAAAATGGTGATCAAAATGGTATAGCTTTCAGTGGACTAGAAAACAAAGCTTTGTATGTGTTACAAAGCTTGAAGGAATATGAGGGAAAGTGGTTGCTTTTCGATGATTCTGAAGTGAAGGTTACAGAGGAAAAGGACTTTCTGAATTCTCTCTCCCCTACATCATCATCTACATCAACTCCTTACCTTTTGTTTTATAAGAAAATTGTAGAGTGA